The genomic stretch AATGCGATGGATTTTAAACGGTGCAGGTGTTGCAAATGAACTTATTGATAGTACAACTGATAGTTTAAAAGCGATTCGTTTGCTGTCTCAACATTGCTACGATGTGGTGGTTTGCGACTACAATATGAATCACCATATCGATGGTGCACTTATTTTTGATGAAGTAAAACAGCGTAAATTAATTGCACCTGACACTGTGTTTATTTGTGTTACCGGGGATAGTAGCCTTTCGGTTGTGACACATTTTATTGAATTAGAACCAGATGATTACCTACTTAAACCTTTCTGCGCAAAGGAATTTATTCATCGTATTGAAGTTGTATTAGCACGTAAAGCGATCATTTCACCCTTATTATCGGGCATGGAAAATCAAGACTATCAGCAGGTTTTAAGCTTGTGTGAGCAATTTATTCATAGCCATCCTGAATACATTACGTATATAAATCGTATTTATGGCGATTGTTTATTACGATTAAAGCGCCACGATGATGCATTATTCTTTTACCGAAAATCCTGTAAAGAAACTAACAGCATTTGGTCTGAAATAGGATTAGGGCAAACTTACCAATCATTAGGGGATTTAGATAAAGCGGAAGATATTTTCAATAAGATATTATCGAAGCACCCTCGTCAGCCCGTTGCACGACAAAATCTTGCGAATTGTATGATGGTGAGGGATAAATTACCGGATGCGATCCGAGAATTTAATACAGCGCATAAGATTAATCCGGCTAATCCTCATCGTGAATTAATACTCGCTAATCTATATACAGCACTACAAGAGCACGGTAAGGCCGCTGCAGGATTTCAACGTTTTATTACTAAAGTTGAGAGTACGAGCCGCTATAGCTACGGCGTTGCAATGAATACTTATGTATCACTTTTATTGGCAAGTTTATACACAGATTCGAGTAAAGAACATGCAGATTTACTTAGCCAAGCGCAATATAAGATACACGGATATAGTGTACACATTGAAGATGATAGTGTGGCTGAGTTCAATTTATTAGTCGGGCTTGGCATCCTCGCATACATTAATGGTGATATTAAAAGTGCGTTGATTGTTATACATAAAATCAAAGAAATAAAAGAAATTTCTGTAGACTTTTATACTGAGTTAAACATGGCTCGTTTATTTGGGCTATGTGGGATCCCCGAATTATATGACAAATCGGTTGAACGAGCGCAGGCGCTGTGTAAAGAAACGAATGACGATATCTTAATGTTGAGCCAAATAAAGATGCTAAAAGGTGCTAAAAGTGAAATCCAGCAACGTTTACAAGAAGGGAGGGAATTGGCTGGTATAGCGCAAGAAAAAAGGCAAGAAAATGCAGCTAATCTTGCAATCAAGTATGCCTATAAAGCCTTTCAACGGGTACCATTTAATTATAATAATTGTCGTTTAATTATTGAATTGACAGCATTGGCAACACCTTCTGAATCACATTCTGAAACGAGTTTGCATGAGCGTGAAAGCATTCTCAAATCTTGTGTTTGGATTTATGAAAATGATAATCGTCCAACCCCTGAGGAAAAACGTTGTACACATGAATTGTTTGACCAGGCTCTTAATAAACTAAGTGTTGGCGTCTGAGTTCTGGATATTATGGTTTTCTGTTCTAGGCTTAATTAAGTCTTGCCAAAATACTAAATTAAGCCATGGTTGTTATGACGTTTATATTTTAGTCGGAGCGTAAACGATGAATATTACTTTTCTCGGTGGTACAGAAACGGTGACTGGGTCAAAGTACTTTGTGGAATCGGGGAATACCAAAATTTTAATTGATTGTGGCTTGTATCAAGGTTACAAATGGTTACGCGAACGTAACCGCGAACCACTACCATTAGATATTCAATCACTAGATGCAATCATCCTTACTCATGCACATTTAGACCATTCAGGTTTTATTCCGGCATTATACAAACAGGGTTACCGAGGCCCGGTTTATGCGCATGCTGCGACCATTGCCTTATGCACTATTCTGCTACCAGATAGTGGTAAAATTCAAGAAGAAGATGCGCGTTATTTCAGTAAATATAAAATCAGCAAACATCAATCCCCTGAGCCTTTGTATGACAAGAGTACTGCTGAAGCAAGTTTAGCCCTATTTAAAGCGGTACCATTTGAGCAGGATTTTAGTATTGGCGATATTACTGTTACTTTACAAAGTGCTGGTCATATTCTTGGTGCGGCGAGTATTATTTTACAAGCTGAAGGCAAACGGGTGGGTTTTTCAGGTGATGTAGGTCAGCCCAACGATGTCATTATGTATCCGCCTAAACCACTACCTGCGCTGGATCTGTTAATGCTTGAATCAACCTATGGCAATCGTTTACATGGCAATGACGATCCGTATAAGCAATTAGCTAAGGTGGTTAACAATACTGCGAAAAAAGGCGGCGTATTATTAATACCAAGCTTTGCAGTGGGTCGAACCGAGGCGATTCAGCATATGTTGGCAACTTTGATTGCTGAAAAGCGTATCCCAAAA from Moritella marina ATCC 15381 encodes the following:
- a CDS encoding response regulator translates to MINKKRFLVVDDSVVTISLMRWILNGAGVANELIDSTTDSLKAIRLLSQHCYDVVVCDYNMNHHIDGALIFDEVKQRKLIAPDTVFICVTGDSSLSVVTHFIELEPDDYLLKPFCAKEFIHRIEVVLARKAIISPLLSGMENQDYQQVLSLCEQFIHSHPEYITYINRIYGDCLLRLKRHDDALFFYRKSCKETNSIWSEIGLGQTYQSLGDLDKAEDIFNKILSKHPRQPVARQNLANCMMVRDKLPDAIREFNTAHKINPANPHRELILANLYTALQEHGKAAAGFQRFITKVESTSRYSYGVAMNTYVSLLLASLYTDSSKEHADLLSQAQYKIHGYSVHIEDDSVAEFNLLVGLGILAYINGDIKSALIVIHKIKEIKEISVDFYTELNMARLFGLCGIPELYDKSVERAQALCKETNDDILMLSQIKMLKGAKSEIQQRLQEGRELAGIAQEKRQENAANLAIKYAYKAFQRVPFNYNNCRLIIELTALATPSESHSETSLHERESILKSCVWIYENDNRPTPEEKRCTHELFDQALNKLSVGV
- a CDS encoding MBL fold metallo-hydrolase yields the protein MNITFLGGTETVTGSKYFVESGNTKILIDCGLYQGYKWLRERNREPLPLDIQSLDAIILTHAHLDHSGFIPALYKQGYRGPVYAHAATIALCTILLPDSGKIQEEDARYFSKYKISKHQSPEPLYDKSTAEASLALFKAVPFEQDFSIGDITVTLQSAGHILGAASIILQAEGKRVGFSGDVGQPNDVIMYPPKPLPALDLLMLESTYGNRLHGNDDPYKQLAKVVNNTAKKGGVLLIPSFAVGRTEAIQHMLATLIAEKRIPKLPIYLDSPMAISVFDIYCQFDELHRLNRAQCHDMTNLVKFTRDVEESKLLHDIVMPHIIIAGSGMATGGRIIHHMKRRIGDHRTTVLFIGYVSGGTRGAKMLLGCERVKIHGQWLPIKADIEVLHGLSGHGDYVDLTNWLVSSQLSNNTQIQLVHGDPDASEAMRDHLRQHTKFDVEVASYHKILRL